The uncultured Sphaerochaeta sp. genome includes a window with the following:
- a CDS encoding 2-oxo acid dehydrogenase subunit E2, which produces MATKQILVPDIGDFSDVPIIDVYIKVGDVIAIDDSVVALESEKAVIDIPSPFAGTITKVLVKEGDAVSKDSPVAEIEIEAEGEEEQEKKSTEEKPKKEQPKEKEEVKDQEKKVEEVVEPPKPEQPTQQVQQEEKPDLVNEQAPGAVYHATPSLRKYARELGVDLAKVKGSGPNGRILHEDVQALVKKALSGGGTPASFGKIELEDFSKYGEVERKKLTRIQKISGPHLQKSWQIIPHVTQYDEADVTDLEALRRTIKEEMKRSEDPVSISILPFIVKAVVAALKKFPEMNASFDEDSGELILKHYYHIGIAVDTPEGLIVPVLKDADKKSVTEIARELASISQRARDRKLKPEDLSGGSFSISSLGGIGGTGFTPLINPPQVAILGVSRLAKKPVWNGKEFTPRDVLPFSVAYDHRVIDGAAGVRFTTYLASLLGDLRRVLL; this is translated from the coding sequence ATGGCAACAAAACAAATTCTAGTACCAGATATCGGGGATTTCTCTGATGTACCAATCATTGATGTTTACATCAAGGTTGGTGATGTTATCGCGATCGATGACTCAGTAGTAGCGCTTGAAAGTGAGAAGGCTGTCATTGACATCCCCTCTCCCTTTGCAGGAACCATAACAAAGGTTCTGGTCAAAGAGGGAGACGCTGTCTCAAAGGACTCTCCGGTAGCTGAGATTGAAATCGAAGCTGAAGGTGAAGAGGAACAAGAGAAGAAGAGTACTGAGGAAAAGCCTAAAAAAGAGCAGCCAAAAGAAAAAGAAGAAGTAAAAGACCAAGAAAAGAAGGTTGAAGAAGTCGTAGAACCACCCAAGCCCGAACAACCGACACAGCAAGTTCAACAAGAAGAAAAACCGGATCTTGTCAATGAACAGGCTCCTGGTGCTGTATACCATGCAACCCCTTCCCTACGCAAATATGCAAGGGAACTCGGAGTTGATCTCGCAAAGGTAAAGGGAAGCGGGCCCAATGGTCGTATCCTGCATGAGGATGTGCAGGCTTTGGTGAAAAAGGCACTGAGCGGTGGTGGTACTCCGGCTTCCTTCGGCAAGATTGAGCTGGAAGACTTCTCAAAGTACGGGGAGGTTGAACGTAAGAAGCTTACCCGTATCCAGAAAATATCGGGACCACATCTGCAGAAAAGCTGGCAGATCATCCCCCATGTCACCCAGTATGACGAGGCTGATGTCACCGATCTTGAAGCATTGAGGAGAACGATCAAGGAGGAGATGAAGAGAAGTGAAGACCCTGTGAGTATCAGCATCCTCCCCTTCATCGTTAAGGCTGTTGTTGCAGCATTGAAGAAATTCCCTGAGATGAACGCTTCCTTTGATGAAGACAGTGGTGAGTTGATCCTCAAGCACTACTACCATATCGGTATTGCGGTCGACACCCCCGAGGGCTTGATCGTACCGGTCCTGAAGGATGCAGACAAGAAGAGCGTTACAGAGATTGCAAGGGAGCTTGCAAGCATCAGCCAGCGAGCCCGGGACAGGAAGCTGAAACCGGAGGACCTCTCAGGAGGATCGTTCAGTATCTCAAGCCTTGGAGGGATCGGGGGTACTGGATTCACTCCCCTGATCAATCCACCGCAGGTTGCAATCCTTGGAGTCTCAAGACTTGCAAAGAAGCCGGTTTGGAATGGCAAGGAGTTTACGCCCCGAGACGTTCTACCCTTCTCAGTAGCCTATGACCATCGAGTCATTGATGGTGCTGCCGGGGTTCGCTTTACTACGTATCTCGCATCCCTTTTGGGCGATTTGCGACGAGTACTACTCTAA